One Mycolicibacterium pulveris genomic region harbors:
- a CDS encoding amino acid ABC transporter permease, whose translation MTNVATPPTDSPAAIDAVPLRHPWRWFAAVLIVFVVGLFLYGAATNDAYRWSTYWEYLFNERVLKVGVVNTLQLTIYSMVLAIALGVVLAVMRLSPNPVLKAVAWVYLWIFRGTPVYVQLVFWGLLPTIYQNVRLGVPFGPALFELDLQSLSIPFLLAILGLALNEAAYMAEIIRAGISSVPEGQAEASTALGMSWGMTMRRTVLPQAMRVIIPPTGNEVISMLKTTSLVTAVPFTLDLYGITSREIAARTFEPVPLLLVAATWYLAITSVLMVGQYYLERYFSRGASRKLTTKQLEALAKAQTAGEAHP comes from the coding sequence ATGACGAACGTCGCCACGCCGCCGACCGACAGTCCGGCCGCCATCGACGCAGTGCCGCTTCGTCATCCGTGGCGCTGGTTCGCGGCGGTCCTCATCGTCTTTGTGGTCGGCCTGTTTCTCTACGGCGCGGCCACCAACGACGCCTACCGGTGGTCGACGTACTGGGAATACCTGTTCAACGAACGGGTACTGAAGGTCGGTGTCGTCAACACGTTGCAGTTGACCATCTATTCGATGGTGCTGGCCATCGCGCTGGGTGTGGTGCTCGCGGTGATGCGGTTGTCGCCTAACCCGGTCCTGAAAGCCGTTGCGTGGGTGTACTTGTGGATCTTTCGCGGCACGCCCGTATATGTGCAGCTGGTGTTCTGGGGGCTGCTTCCGACCATCTACCAGAACGTCCGGCTCGGTGTCCCGTTCGGCCCGGCGCTGTTCGAGCTCGATCTGCAGAGTTTGTCGATCCCGTTTCTGCTGGCCATTCTCGGACTGGCGCTCAACGAAGCGGCATACATGGCCGAAATCATCCGGGCCGGAATCAGTTCCGTGCCCGAAGGGCAGGCAGAGGCGTCGACGGCGCTGGGCATGTCGTGGGGAATGACGATGCGCCGCACGGTACTGCCCCAGGCCATGCGCGTGATCATCCCGCCGACCGGCAACGAGGTCATCAGCATGCTGAAGACCACATCGCTGGTCACCGCGGTGCCGTTCACCCTGGACCTCTACGGCATCACCTCCCGCGAGATCGCCGCGCGCACTTTCGAACCCGTTCCGCTGCTGCTGGTGGCCGCCACCTGGTATCTGGCCATCACCAGCGTGCTGATGGTCGGTCAGTACTATCTCGAGCGGTATTTCTCCCGGGGCGCGTCGCGCAAGTTGACGACCAAACAGCTCGAAGCGCTGGCCAAGGCGCAGACGGCCGGCGAGGCGCACCCATGA
- a CDS encoding amino acid ABC transporter ATP-binding protein, with protein sequence MVKAEQVCKSFGALQVLKGITLEVGRGEVLCMVGPSGSGKSTFLRCINHLEQVNAGRLYVDGELIGYRERGNKLHEMAPRDAAKQRRDIGMVFQHFNLFPHRTALENVIEAPIHVKRVKKADAIARARDLLDQVGLSAKADAYPAQLSGGQQQRVAIARALAMNPKLMLFDEPTSALDPELVGEVLGVMKKLAAEGMTMVVVTHEMGFAREVANQLVFMDGGVVVESGPPREVLAHPQHERTKAFLSKVL encoded by the coding sequence ATGGTCAAGGCCGAGCAGGTTTGCAAGAGCTTCGGCGCCCTACAGGTGCTCAAGGGCATCACCCTGGAGGTCGGCAGGGGTGAGGTGCTCTGCATGGTGGGGCCGTCGGGGTCGGGCAAGTCGACGTTTCTGAGGTGCATCAACCATCTCGAGCAGGTCAACGCCGGCCGCCTCTACGTGGACGGCGAGTTGATCGGCTACCGCGAACGCGGCAACAAGTTGCACGAGATGGCCCCACGAGACGCCGCCAAACAACGACGCGATATCGGGATGGTGTTTCAGCACTTCAACCTCTTCCCGCACCGCACCGCGCTGGAGAACGTCATCGAGGCGCCGATCCACGTCAAGCGGGTCAAGAAAGCCGACGCGATCGCGCGGGCAAGGGATCTGCTGGATCAGGTCGGCCTGTCGGCGAAGGCCGACGCCTATCCCGCGCAACTTTCCGGTGGCCAGCAGCAACGGGTGGCGATCGCCAGGGCGCTGGCGATGAATCCCAAGCTGATGTTGTTCGACGAGCCGACCTCCGCCCTTGACCCCGAGCTGGTGGGCGAGGTGCTCGGCGTGATGAAAAAGCTTGCCGCGGAAGGGATGACGATGGTCGTGGTGACACACGAGATGGGGTTCGCGCGTGAGGTCGCCAATCAGCTGGTGTTCATGGACGGCGGCGTCGTGGTGGAGAGCGGGCCGCCTCGAGAGGTGCTCGCCCACCCGCAACACGAACGCACGAAAGCCTTTCTGTCCAAGGTGCTCTGA
- a CDS encoding ABC transporter substrate-binding protein, with translation MLGACQDRRGKLWRIGAAFAATGALALSGCASNTATDETASPTAAAPAEKVDEIANTVPEAIKSSGELVIGVNIPYPPNEFKDPNGKIVGFDVDLMNAIAATLGLEPEYRESDFAKIIPSIQGGTYDVGMSSFTDTKEREESVDFVTYFNAGILWAQRPDDPVDPNNACGKKVAVQATTTEEVAELPAKSKACTDAGKPPIEIVSFDGQDAATNAVILGQVDAMSADSPVTSYAIKQSNGKLEPAGEIFDSAPYGWPVQKGSPLAQSLQLALEHLIETGKYEEIARSWGVESGMIDKPVINGAIN, from the coding sequence GTGTTAGGTGCGTGTCAAGACCGTCGAGGGAAACTGTGGCGCATCGGGGCGGCGTTTGCTGCGACGGGCGCTCTTGCGCTTTCGGGTTGTGCAAGCAACACCGCCACGGACGAAACCGCCAGCCCGACCGCCGCGGCGCCCGCGGAGAAGGTCGATGAGATCGCGAACACCGTGCCCGAGGCCATCAAGTCGTCCGGGGAGCTGGTGATCGGGGTCAACATTCCCTACCCGCCCAACGAGTTCAAGGACCCCAACGGCAAGATCGTCGGCTTCGACGTCGATCTGATGAATGCGATTGCGGCAACGCTAGGCCTGGAGCCCGAATACCGGGAGTCGGATTTCGCCAAGATCATCCCGTCGATCCAGGGCGGCACCTACGACGTCGGCATGTCGTCGTTCACCGACACCAAGGAACGCGAGGAGTCCGTCGACTTCGTCACCTACTTCAACGCCGGCATCCTGTGGGCCCAGCGGCCCGACGATCCGGTCGATCCGAACAACGCGTGCGGAAAGAAGGTGGCGGTCCAGGCCACCACCACCGAAGAAGTCGCGGAGTTGCCCGCCAAGAGCAAGGCCTGCACCGACGCCGGTAAACCACCGATCGAGATCGTGTCGTTCGACGGGCAAGACGCGGCGACCAATGCAGTGATCCTCGGTCAGGTGGATGCGATGTCGGCGGATTCGCCCGTGACGTCCTACGCGATCAAGCAGAGCAACGGGAAACTCGAGCCCGCGGGCGAGATCTTCGATTCGGCACCCTACGGCTGGCCGGTGCAGAAGGGTTCACCGCTGGCACAATCCCTGCAGCTGGCGCTCGAGCATCTGATCGAGACCGGGAAGTACGAGGAGATCGCCAGGAGCTGGGGTGTCGAGAGCGGCATGATCGACAAGCCGGTCATCAACGGCGCCATCAACTAG
- the macS gene encoding MacS family sensor histidine kinase, with the protein MPEYAPDPATPLWRAAQVFRLLSCIYALGFQIAVNPALDRPAIGWLLFGVLIAWSAACAVAYLNGFGRRPSWVLAEIAVVLALVLSTKLVASDQWALDNQSLPTTLWATNATISAAILLGPIAGMLTGVAVMIASTVVKGVLNYDLVGNATIVIELAVGLAVGMAAQTARRAHAELQQAARLAAAQQERARLSREVHDGAIQVLALVSRRGREIGGATAELAELAGEQERALRRLVSSVDTEPRAGQMTDIGALLRTQASDRVSVSLPAEPVRLDTRTATELYAAASNALDNVSAHAGPGAHAFVLLEDLGDSVTVTVRDDGVGIPDGRLTEAVIEGRIGIAKSIVGRMNWLGGSAKLTTGPESGTEWELTVPRR; encoded by the coding sequence ATGCCGGAATACGCGCCCGACCCGGCCACCCCGCTGTGGCGCGCTGCCCAGGTGTTTCGGCTGCTGAGTTGCATATACGCGTTGGGGTTTCAGATCGCGGTGAACCCCGCTTTGGACCGGCCCGCGATCGGATGGCTGCTGTTCGGCGTGCTGATCGCGTGGAGCGCGGCCTGCGCGGTCGCCTACCTGAACGGCTTCGGCCGCCGCCCGTCGTGGGTGCTTGCCGAGATCGCCGTCGTGCTCGCATTGGTGCTGTCCACCAAGCTGGTCGCCTCGGACCAGTGGGCGCTGGACAACCAGTCCCTGCCGACCACCCTGTGGGCCACCAACGCCACGATCTCGGCGGCGATCCTGCTGGGTCCCATCGCCGGAATGCTCACGGGGGTCGCCGTGATGATCGCCAGCACCGTGGTGAAGGGGGTCCTCAACTACGATCTCGTCGGCAACGCGACCATCGTCATCGAGCTCGCCGTCGGTCTCGCGGTCGGCATGGCAGCCCAGACGGCACGCCGCGCGCATGCCGAGCTGCAGCAGGCGGCCCGGCTGGCGGCAGCCCAGCAGGAGCGGGCGCGGTTATCACGCGAAGTGCACGACGGCGCGATCCAGGTGCTCGCGTTGGTGTCCCGGCGCGGCCGCGAGATCGGGGGCGCCACCGCGGAATTGGCGGAATTGGCCGGCGAGCAGGAACGTGCGTTGCGGCGCTTGGTCAGCTCGGTGGACACCGAACCGCGGGCCGGTCAGATGACCGACATCGGTGCGCTGTTGCGGACGCAGGCCTCCGACCGGGTGTCGGTGAGCCTGCCCGCCGAACCGGTGCGGCTCGACACGCGCACGGCAACGGAACTGTACGCCGCGGCCTCCAACGCCCTGGACAACGTCAGCGCCCACGCCGGGCCGGGTGCGCACGCCTTCGTGCTGCTGGAGGATCTGGGTGACTCGGTCACCGTGACCGTGCGCGACGACGGCGTCGGCATCCCCGACGGCAGGCTGACCGAGGCCGTGATCGAAGGGCGCATCGGCATCGCGAAATCGATTGTCGGGCGCATGAACTGGCTGGGCGGCAGCGCGAAGCTCACCACGGGGCCGGAAAGCGGGACGGAATGGGAACTGACGGTACCCCGACGGTGA